The following coding sequences lie in one Euzebyales bacterium genomic window:
- a CDS encoding MinD/ParA family protein, producing MNDPTTDGDAGDALSNGSGDDTSRAPSNLPSAGRSNMATRSVSADGSGTASGPGAAAADPADTTPTAGEPTAASGDDAAAQRRSSGGGGGDDADGAASSESDDATGGSAWDALRPLGDDDLAALDPSALEDDLDAVDVADDPATDEPPPPAPPAGPASSRTAAELTAATVLRTPARPPRSGWRRMIHRMTGGAVSPGASRSDREREDQLRAIRTLVTHPRRITVLSRKGGVGKTTTTLMLGQTLASERGDRIIAVDGNPDAGNLGYRIDPSGPDTSVTDLLNGLENVHRYADMRRFTTQTTVGLEVLRSDDDPQISTALGDQEYGAILSLLDRFYNLVLIDTGTGILDSAVQGILDGTDQIVLVVSPSLDAARSASQTLDWLTEHGFVGLVENAVAVINQSRRSTMVDVARIEDHFWDRCGATVRIPWDGFLEAGAETELADLRPATREAYRHLAAAVA from the coding sequence ATGAACGATCCAACAACCGACGGCGATGCCGGGGATGCGCTGAGCAACGGCTCGGGCGACGACACCAGTCGTGCGCCGTCGAATCTCCCGTCCGCCGGACGGAGCAACATGGCGACACGCTCCGTGTCGGCCGATGGCTCCGGGACGGCATCCGGGCCTGGCGCGGCTGCCGCCGATCCCGCCGACACGACGCCCACGGCGGGTGAGCCCACCGCAGCGTCTGGAGACGACGCCGCAGCGCAGCGCCGCTCCAGCGGTGGCGGAGGCGGCGACGATGCTGACGGCGCCGCGTCCTCGGAGTCCGATGACGCCACCGGCGGCTCGGCGTGGGACGCGCTGCGACCGCTCGGCGACGACGACCTCGCGGCGCTCGACCCGTCCGCGCTCGAGGACGACCTCGACGCGGTCGACGTCGCCGACGATCCGGCGACCGACGAACCGCCTCCGCCGGCGCCGCCGGCAGGGCCGGCCTCGAGCCGGACCGCCGCCGAGCTGACCGCGGCGACCGTCCTGCGCACCCCGGCGCGCCCGCCGCGTTCGGGGTGGCGCCGCATGATCCACAGGATGACCGGTGGCGCGGTGTCGCCCGGGGCCTCACGCAGCGACCGTGAGCGCGAGGACCAGTTGCGCGCGATCCGCACGCTGGTCACCCACCCGCGCCGGATCACCGTGCTGTCGCGCAAGGGCGGTGTCGGCAAGACCACGACGACCCTGATGCTGGGTCAGACGCTGGCCAGCGAGCGCGGAGACCGCATCATCGCGGTCGACGGCAACCCCGACGCGGGCAACCTCGGCTACCGCATCGACCCGTCGGGACCCGACACCTCGGTCACCGACCTGCTCAACGGCCTCGAGAACGTCCACCGGTACGCCGACATGCGCCGGTTCACGACCCAGACGACCGTCGGGCTCGAGGTGCTGCGCAGCGACGACGATCCCCAGATCTCGACCGCGCTCGGCGACCAGGAGTACGGGGCGATCCTGTCGCTGCTCGACCGCTTCTACAACCTGGTGCTCATCGACACCGGCACCGGCATCCTCGACAGCGCGGTCCAGGGCATCCTCGACGGCACCGACCAGATCGTGCTGGTCGTGTCGCCGAGCCTGGACGCCGCGCGGTCCGCCAGCCAGACCCTGGACTGGCTCACCGAGCACGGGTTCGTCGGTCTGGTCGAGAACGCCGTCGCCGTGATCAACCAGTCGCGGCGGTCGACCATGGTCGACGTCGCCCGCATCGAGGACCACTTCTGGGACCGCTGTGGCGCGACCGTGCGCATCCCGTGGGACGGCTTCCTGGAGGCCGGCGCGGAGACGGAGCTGGCCGATCTGCGCCCCGCGACCCGCGAGGCCTACCGTCACCTGGCCGCCGCGGTCGCC
- the glnD gene encoding [protein-PII] uridylyltransferase: MSPATAPRSAPDPAAVDAEPGLQWCRDWSDLLDGALRSWVSDETPRPGGLTLVALGSYARREVCPLSDIDLLLLHGGWSDDELEAVVRSLCYPLWDAGLQVGYAVHTPRSAVGAAGDRIDTATALLDRRLLWGDPGLLDRVASAYARWLRWRSGRVLSQLAAADDDRHERAGTQPGMLEPELKAGAGGLRDLHSLRWAAGVVLGEVGLGPLVGARYLGATDHRALQRANADLLAVRCALHLLASTATPSDVLRLEQQDEVAKLTGAAGRDEALSSVNLAMRTIAHVHGRTWPLLLADARSGRRRRPADQERLDDDVTLRDGLIEIDDGATLRNDPALGMRTLVAAARRGSHLGRATVTRLQADLQRVERLPWDQRVRAAFLAALRRGSDALPVLADADHIGLLAAHLPEWERVRGHPQRNPYHRYDLDTHLVQTVSWVQRIADGELGQRLAVVHERLNEPDVLLLGALFHDIGKAWSGDHAIVGAKVAARWIDAMGFDQRRAQRVARLVRLHLLLPDVAQHRDLDDPQEIQAVADRVVDTETLDALLVLSLADARATGPSAHSPWKDGLLAELHARARRALTGSSGTAIADPETKIAAARRRGDEVPPGAMDRLLAAPPARYLLAADVDQIVEHARLLADLEPADEVAVSVRENTEHTVVISLVGWDRRGLLAEVVGALAGLGLDVLEARVFTRHDSVVLDWFVVRRRASAPAPRLADLIAQVEAAGRGAADVEHLVSRQERRWDERPGTAAQLIAPVVVVDRGSTTTRIEVGGRDAPGVLFRLLRVLADAGLDVAAARVATLGPQVRDVFFVASDDDVDWDGLATRLRAVVNADAA, from the coding sequence CTGAGCCCGGCCACCGCACCACGCAGCGCACCGGACCCCGCCGCCGTCGACGCGGAGCCGGGTCTGCAGTGGTGCCGTGACTGGTCCGACCTGCTCGACGGCGCACTGCGGTCGTGGGTGTCGGACGAGACCCCGCGACCCGGGGGCCTGACGCTGGTGGCACTGGGGAGCTACGCCCGGCGCGAGGTGTGCCCCCTGTCGGACATCGATCTCCTGCTGTTGCACGGCGGCTGGTCAGACGACGAGCTCGAGGCGGTCGTCCGGTCGTTGTGCTATCCGCTGTGGGACGCCGGGCTGCAGGTCGGCTACGCGGTCCACACGCCGCGATCGGCTGTCGGGGCAGCCGGTGACCGGATCGACACCGCGACCGCGCTGCTCGACCGGCGGCTGCTGTGGGGTGACCCGGGGCTGCTCGACCGGGTCGCGAGCGCATACGCGCGGTGGTTGCGGTGGCGCAGTGGCAGGGTGCTGTCCCAACTCGCGGCCGCCGACGACGACCGCCACGAGCGGGCGGGCACCCAGCCGGGCATGCTCGAACCCGAGCTGAAGGCCGGCGCCGGCGGGTTGCGCGACCTGCACAGCCTGCGCTGGGCGGCAGGTGTCGTGCTCGGTGAGGTCGGGCTGGGCCCACTCGTCGGCGCCCGGTACCTGGGCGCGACCGACCACCGCGCGCTGCAGCGTGCGAACGCCGACCTGCTCGCCGTGCGCTGCGCGCTGCACCTGTTGGCGTCGACGGCCACGCCCAGCGACGTGCTGCGCCTCGAGCAGCAGGACGAGGTCGCCAAGCTGACCGGGGCCGCGGGGCGCGATGAGGCCTTGTCCAGCGTCAACCTGGCGATGCGGACGATCGCGCACGTCCACGGCCGGACGTGGCCGTTGCTGCTCGCCGACGCGCGGTCGGGCCGCCGGCGCCGACCGGCGGACCAGGAGCGGCTCGACGACGACGTCACGCTGCGCGACGGTCTGATCGAGATCGACGACGGAGCCACCCTCCGCAACGACCCGGCGCTGGGCATGCGCACACTGGTGGCGGCCGCGCGTCGGGGCAGCCACCTCGGACGCGCGACCGTGACGCGGCTGCAGGCCGACCTTCAACGCGTCGAGCGCCTGCCGTGGGATCAACGGGTGCGTGCCGCGTTCCTGGCGGCGCTGCGGCGCGGCTCCGACGCGTTGCCGGTGCTCGCCGACGCCGACCACATCGGACTGCTGGCAGCGCACCTGCCGGAGTGGGAGCGTGTGCGCGGCCACCCCCAGCGCAACCCGTACCACCGCTATGACCTCGACACCCATCTGGTCCAGACGGTCTCGTGGGTGCAACGGATCGCGGACGGCGAGCTGGGCCAGCGCCTCGCCGTCGTCCACGAACGGCTCAACGAACCCGACGTGCTGCTCCTCGGCGCGCTGTTCCACGACATCGGCAAGGCATGGAGCGGCGACCACGCGATCGTCGGTGCCAAGGTGGCGGCGCGGTGGATCGACGCGATGGGCTTCGACCAGCGACGGGCGCAGCGGGTCGCGCGCCTCGTCAGGCTGCACCTGCTGCTGCCCGACGTCGCGCAGCACCGCGATCTGGACGACCCGCAGGAGATCCAGGCCGTCGCCGACCGGGTGGTCGACACCGAGACCCTCGACGCGCTGCTCGTGCTGTCGCTCGCCGACGCCCGCGCCACCGGGCCGAGCGCACACTCACCGTGGAAGGACGGGCTCCTGGCGGAGCTGCACGCACGGGCCCGACGGGCGTTGACCGGCAGCTCCGGCACGGCGATCGCGGATCCGGAGACCAAGATCGCCGCGGCCCGGAGACGCGGCGACGAGGTGCCCCCGGGTGCGATGGACCGGTTGCTGGCCGCACCACCCGCCCGGTACCTCCTGGCCGCCGACGTCGACCAGATCGTCGAGCACGCACGCCTGCTCGCCGACCTCGAGCCGGCGGACGAGGTCGCGGTCTCGGTCCGCGAGAACACCGAGCACACGGTCGTGATCAGCCTCGTCGGCTGGGACCGGCGAGGGCTGCTCGCCGAGGTGGTCGGTGCGCTGGCGGGACTGGGCCTGGACGTCCTGGAGGCCCGCGTCTTCACGCGCCACGACTCGGTGGTGCTCGACTGGTTCGTCGTGCGGCGGCGGGCGAGCGCCCCCGCGCCACGGCTGGCTGACCTGATCGCGCAGGTCGAGGCCGCCGGGCGCGGCGCGGCGGACGTCGAGCACCTGGTGTCACGCCAGGAACGACGGTGGGACGAGCGACCCGGCACCGCGGCGCAGCTGATCGCGCCGGTGGTCGTCGTCGACCGGGGGTCGACCACCACGCGCATCGAGGTCGGGGGCCGAGATGCGCCGGGTGTGCTGTTCCGGTTGCTGCGGGTGCTGGCCGACGCGGGCCTGGACGTGGCTGCGGCGCGGGTGGCGACGTTGGGCCCTCAGGTCCGGGACGTGTTCTTCGTGGCGAGCGACGACGATGTCGACTGGGACGGGCTGGCCACCCGACTGCGTGCCGTCGTCAACGCGGACGCGGCGTGA
- a CDS encoding response regulator transcription factor → MVIDVEAAGTDRAGDALGAEASGVLPTGHADAAPAASAPGDVVRVVLVDDHALVRQGLRSVLGQFADISIVAEADNAEAAVKAVLAHEPDVVVLDLQLRDSDGVEVMTALVTQGLDPAVLVLSMQDDPDRVRDVLRAGARGYLLKTVEPDELADGIRRVADRRWVIGEHLIDMLVDAFIGVIPLGVPSVTPREHQVLRLLAEGLPNRAVAERLGISTRTAQKHVENLFKKFNVHVRRDLVVVAGRSGLLG, encoded by the coding sequence ATGGTCATCGACGTTGAGGCTGCGGGCACGGACCGGGCGGGGGACGCGCTCGGAGCAGAGGCGTCCGGTGTGTTGCCGACCGGGCACGCGGATGCCGCGCCGGCCGCGTCGGCCCCGGGGGACGTGGTGCGCGTCGTGCTGGTCGACGACCACGCGCTCGTGCGTCAGGGGCTGCGCAGTGTGCTCGGGCAGTTCGCCGACATCTCGATCGTGGCCGAGGCCGACAACGCGGAGGCCGCGGTCAAGGCGGTCCTCGCCCACGAACCGGACGTCGTCGTGCTCGACCTCCAGCTGCGGGACAGCGACGGCGTGGAGGTCATGACCGCGCTCGTGACGCAGGGACTGGATCCGGCGGTGCTCGTGCTGAGCATGCAGGACGACCCCGACCGCGTCCGGGACGTGCTGCGTGCCGGGGCGCGTGGCTACCTGCTGAAGACCGTGGAACCCGACGAGCTCGCTGACGGCATCCGCCGCGTCGCCGACCGGCGGTGGGTCATCGGCGAGCACCTGATCGACATGCTGGTCGACGCGTTCATCGGCGTGATCCCCCTGGGCGTGCCGTCGGTGACGCCCCGCGAGCACCAGGTGCTGCGCCTGTTGGCGGAGGGCCTGCCCAACCGCGCGGTCGCCGAACGGCTGGGCATCTCCACGCGGACGGCGCAGAAGCACGTCGAGAACCTGTTCAAGAAGTTCAACGTGCACGTCCGTCGCGACCTGGTGGTCGTGGCCGGCCGGTCCGGGCTGCTGGGGTGA
- a CDS encoding P-II family nitrogen regulator yields the protein MKLVVAIVKPFKVEDVKDALREVGIAGLTVTEARGFGRQRGHTEVYRGAEYQVDFVPKSRIEVMVDDPQVDGVIDAIVKSARTGKIGDGKVAVLPLDDVVRIRTGERGPEAI from the coding sequence ATGAAACTGGTCGTCGCGATCGTCAAGCCGTTCAAGGTGGAGGACGTCAAGGACGCCCTGCGCGAGGTCGGCATCGCCGGCCTGACGGTGACCGAGGCGCGCGGCTTCGGACGCCAGCGCGGTCACACCGAGGTCTACCGCGGGGCCGAGTACCAGGTCGACTTCGTGCCGAAGAGCCGCATCGAGGTCATGGTCGACGATCCGCAGGTCGACGGTGTGATCGACGCGATCGTCAAGTCGGCCCGCACGGGCAAGATCGGCGACGGCAAGGTCGCGGTCCTGCCGCTCGACGACGTCGTGCGCATCCGCACGGGCGAACGCGGTCCCGAGGCGATCTGA
- a CDS encoding NYN domain-containing protein: MTTDEERIALLIDYENLAIGAREDLRTTFDLGPVSDALAERGRVVVRKAYADWSYFDDDRRMLTRHHVELIEIPQRMDAIRKNAADIKMAVDAIELCFERDYITTFVICTGDSDFTPLVGKLRELNRRVIGVGLEASTSKLLPAACDEFLFYESLEGVTPGKGRKPRSSRRGSSQGSTRGGRAASASTTPDTTDNGGDDGDDARQRGDVEALARQITQTLAGLNRSATGPVLASTLKRAMLRKDPTFSEADFGFRGFGELLRHLESRKVIETSPGPAAGDPEVGFPAAGSHEEQAFDLLVSVVGDLSHGGSGPPLSGLKDQLRKRQPDFSEKAFGFSGFLQFCKAAKARGLVTMEWDEQADDYVLEVADAQPANAAAGGGGRKGRR; encoded by the coding sequence CGAACGGGGCCGGGTGGTGGTGCGCAAGGCGTACGCCGACTGGTCCTACTTCGACGACGACCGTCGGATGCTGACCCGCCACCACGTCGAGCTCATAGAGATCCCACAGCGGATGGACGCGATCCGCAAGAACGCGGCCGACATCAAGATGGCCGTCGACGCCATCGAGCTGTGCTTCGAGCGCGACTACATCACCACCTTCGTGATCTGCACCGGAGACAGCGACTTCACGCCGCTGGTCGGTAAGTTGCGCGAGCTCAACCGCCGGGTGATCGGTGTCGGGCTCGAGGCGTCGACGTCGAAGCTCCTGCCGGCGGCGTGCGACGAGTTCCTGTTCTACGAGTCGCTGGAGGGCGTGACGCCAGGGAAGGGCCGCAAGCCACGCTCCAGCCGACGGGGCTCGTCGCAGGGTTCGACACGGGGCGGACGCGCGGCGTCGGCGTCCACGACGCCGGACACGACGGACAACGGTGGCGATGACGGCGACGACGCGCGGCAGCGGGGAGACGTCGAGGCGTTGGCGCGCCAGATCACCCAGACGCTGGCGGGGCTGAACCGCTCGGCGACCGGTCCCGTGCTGGCGTCGACGCTGAAGCGCGCGATGCTCCGCAAGGATCCGACCTTCAGCGAGGCGGACTTCGGCTTCCGCGGGTTCGGTGAGCTGCTGCGTCACCTCGAGTCGCGCAAGGTGATCGAGACCTCGCCGGGGCCGGCCGCCGGTGATCCGGAGGTGGGGTTCCCGGCCGCGGGCAGCCACGAGGAGCAGGCGTTCGACCTGCTCGTCTCGGTCGTCGGCGATCTCAGCCATGGCGGGTCGGGCCCGCCGTTGTCCGGGTTGAAGGATCAGCTGCGCAAGCGTCAGCCGGACTTCAGCGAGAAGGCGTTCGGGTTCAGCGGATTCCTGCAGTTCTGCAAGGCCGCCAAGGCCAGGGGACTGGTGACGATGGAATGGGACGAGCAGGCCGATGACTACGTGCTCGAGGTGGCCGACGCCCAGCCTGCGAACGCTGCGGCCGGTGGTGGTGGACGAAAGGGTCGACGGTGA
- a CDS encoding class II fumarate hydratase: MSEAGTDRQPPEPGDDAGAHRTERDSMGEMQVPASAYYGAQTQRAVENFPISGDGIPDEVVRALGAIKLAAATVNHRQGVLDDERHRAIAQAAGEVADGSLSDHFPVDVYQTGSGTSSNMNANEVIANRAIELLGGTVGSKDPVHPNDHVNAGQSSNDVFPTAVHIAAYDSAANRLLPALDRLRAALADKADEFADVVKPGRTHLMDATPVTLGQEFSGYARQVELGGERVAAALERVAELPLGGTAVGTGLNAPPEQAAAIVAGLREHTGLDALREATNHFEAQGARDALVELSGACKVIAVSLTKIANDLRWLGSGPRTGIGEIRLPEVQPGSSIMPGKVNPVIAESVTQVAAQVIGNDAAVTIGGMSGNFELNVYIPLMARNVLESLRLLAATCHNFVDKCVAGITADADRARALVEKDLAIVTALVPAIGYDMSAKLAKQALEEDRPLREVVAEADVLSDEELDRQLDIKRMTEGGVLGA, from the coding sequence GTGAGCGAAGCAGGGACCGACCGTCAGCCGCCGGAGCCCGGAGACGACGCCGGCGCGCACCGGACCGAACGTGACTCGATGGGCGAGATGCAGGTCCCCGCGTCGGCGTACTACGGCGCGCAGACACAGCGGGCCGTGGAGAACTTCCCGATCTCCGGGGACGGCATCCCCGACGAGGTCGTGCGGGCGCTCGGCGCGATCAAGCTGGCCGCCGCGACGGTCAATCACCGCCAGGGCGTGCTCGACGACGAGCGTCACCGGGCGATCGCGCAGGCGGCCGGCGAGGTGGCCGACGGCAGCCTGTCGGACCACTTCCCGGTCGACGTGTACCAGACCGGATCCGGCACCAGCTCCAACATGAACGCCAACGAGGTCATCGCCAACCGGGCGATCGAACTGCTCGGCGGCACCGTGGGCAGCAAGGATCCCGTCCACCCGAACGACCACGTCAATGCCGGCCAGAGCTCGAACGACGTGTTCCCGACAGCGGTGCACATCGCGGCCTACGACAGCGCGGCCAACCGGCTGCTGCCGGCGCTCGACCGGCTGCGCGCGGCGCTGGCCGACAAGGCCGACGAGTTCGCCGACGTCGTCAAGCCCGGGCGCACGCACCTGATGGACGCGACACCCGTCACGCTCGGTCAGGAGTTCTCCGGGTACGCCAGGCAGGTCGAGCTCGGTGGCGAGCGGGTCGCTGCCGCGCTCGAGCGTGTGGCGGAGCTGCCGCTGGGCGGGACGGCCGTGGGCACCGGACTGAACGCGCCGCCCGAGCAGGCCGCAGCCATCGTCGCCGGGCTGCGCGAGCACACGGGGCTGGACGCGCTGCGCGAGGCGACCAACCACTTCGAGGCGCAGGGCGCGCGCGACGCGCTCGTCGAGCTGTCGGGGGCCTGCAAGGTGATCGCGGTCTCGCTGACCAAGATCGCCAACGACCTGCGCTGGCTGGGGTCCGGCCCGCGCACCGGCATCGGCGAGATCCGACTCCCCGAGGTCCAGCCCGGCAGCTCGATCATGCCGGGCAAGGTGAACCCGGTCATCGCCGAGTCGGTCACGCAGGTCGCGGCGCAGGTCATCGGCAACGACGCCGCCGTGACGATCGGGGGCATGTCGGGCAACTTCGAGCTGAACGTGTACATCCCGCTCATGGCGCGCAACGTCCTGGAGTCGCTGCGGCTGCTTGCCGCGACGTGCCACAACTTCGTGGACAAGTGCGTCGCGGGCATCACGGCCGACGCGGACCGCGCCCGCGCACTGGTCGAAAAGGACCTGGCGATCGTGACCGCGCTGGTGCCGGCGATCGGCTACGACATGTCGGCCAAGCTCGCCAAGCAGGCGCTGGAGGAGGACCGGCCGCTGCGCGAGGTCGTCGCGGAGGCCGATGTGCTCAGCGACGAGGAGCTGGACCGCCAGCTGGACATCAAGCGGATGACCGAGGGCGGCGTGCTCGGCGCCTGA